In Nerophis lumbriciformis linkage group LG01, RoL_Nlum_v2.1, whole genome shotgun sequence, the genomic stretch CATTTatgtaatatttagaatgcataaaaataaaaataaacatccatcatgtctttcataacgattgtgaacgataagcaaaattccaaaaaagtgcagttcccctttaaaatggatGCACTGTTTTAAGTTAGTACTTTGTAGTGGGGAGAATCATTGTGCACATTTTTTTCGCTGCTATTTCCAAAACTACTAATTTGGTAGCAGGGGTTTACAGTCCATTTGGACATCAGTGACAAGTGTTGTTTCCAGACCAACGTACACTACTTTCTCCGTTTTTTTTAAGACAAGATCCCTTTTAGATGGATTTCAAACAGCATCACTTTTGATTTTAAACCAATATGACACTAtttattttagggctgcaactaacaactaatttgatcatcgattaatctgtcgattattacttcggttaatcgattaataatcggataaacaagacaaactgcatttctatcctttccagtattttattggaaaaaaaaccagcatactggcaccatacttattttgattattgtttctcagctgtttgtaaatgttgcagtttataaataaaggtttataaagaatttgttttaaaaagtatcctctgcgcatgcgcatagcatagatccaacgaatctgtgactaaattaatcgccaactatttttataatcgattaaatcgattagttgttgcagcccttatttatttgtttatgcaATGCATTGAAAGGTTGATCAAACTGCTTGTTAGCTGCCTTGCATGTGCCAATAACATGGAATAAAATGTTTCCACTCAATGAAGTGTTGTGCAATGTTCTCACAGTCCATACAAAAGTAATAATAGATGATTTAAAACCAACTCATACAAATGAAAAGTCACACTTTAGGGAGCTCCCAATGTATATATCATTACAATGAAATCACCCCAACTGTTCCTCATGAAAGGGGCCCATTATGTCTTCATATTTACTGACTTCTACAGAATCCTGTACTTTGTGCAGCAGTAACCATGCAATTATAACTTTAGGTCTTCTGCTTTTCCCCAAATCACAACAATATTTGCTCTTATTTTTGCATTTTTAGATTTTATTTGTCATTGATGGCAACTGAATAAATTAAGGCTTATGAACAAACATCATAAAAAGCACCataaataaatgcatataaatagaaatataaaaacataaaaagtagaaaataaaaaaatactatcgTGAGATATAACGGCCACCATCACATATACAATGTCGTGACTGTGTGTGTGATGCAGGAGATTCCAGGCGGGCCCAGAAGATGGAGTCGCAAATCCAGTTAATTAAAATGAATCTTAGTGCATTTAGAAGATGATGTCGCTTGCAAACTCAATAGCTAAAAGGCATGATCACACAATCTTCCTACACTTAAATCACATGATATGTCCCATTGTGCTCATTAGAGCTCATCATGTTCATGCACACTTCTGTGTGTGTTCCTCAAGTCATCAATCTCACATGTGTTCCCTAATTAAAAGGACTTATGCCCAGAGAATCAATAGGAACATGAAACCGGATGCTTAATTTAAACCAAGTTGGCTGCTTATTTCCTGCACTCAAGAGTTTTAGCTCAGGACATTGTTTAGatcttctcaaactgtggtatgtgtaccactagtgatacgccaaataatcacttcattacagtacagtgttttattttcctatattcaaacacagtgttactgttcaaactgggtgtaatgttacagtggtcaaaaatattaaaagtacttgttaaaaaaaacctctgccttgttttaatgaatacttaggcttactacactactgtattttaatgttggtcattagaaTACAGCTTGTTGGTGGTGCTTAGAGAGactagttttttctgaggtggtacttgttgaaaaaagtttgagaagccCTGGGCTGGATGACTTCAGTTGTTGTCATGGAGAAACAGCAAGTAACAAGTTAACACTGGGCAGAGTAGAAGAGTCTTCAAAAATAGCCTTGACAAATTGTCTCAATTTCAATGCATCCATTTGATGAGTCACTGTTTCCTCTGTTAAATCTTGAAAGGAAATAAAGAATCTGTTGATTTTTTCCTGCTCATTATTGCTGGGCCGTTGTTCAATTCGAAGTTTGCAGAAAAATGGCACCTTCACAAAACCTGACTCGCGAGGAAACACGCATCACTTAATGAACTCCTGCTTAGTGACAGTGGGCCATGTGCTCTATGtaaagtcagtgtgtgtgtgtgtgtgcgccttgACTTTGTTGACTCTCATATTAAGAGTTAACCTTTTCTATGCAAAGCAGCATAGTATCAGaagtagggatgtgccgatcttTCAGTCCCCAATTTGCCGATGAAGGTCTTTTAAAACACAGATCCTGTCTGAATGAAACTATTTATTTTTGTTCCCGTGGCTGACAAGCGTATAGCTAATTATGAGTctctatacacagtgtggagccgctcctcgAAATGAATGAAAATCACTTCCATTACAGTAAATAAACTGCCCTTCTTATTGTCTTAAATGTTATTATCAGTGGAAGATGAGGATCAAcagtggacggcgtggcgcagttgggagagtggccgtgccggcaacctgagggttcctggttcaatccccaccttctaccaacctcgtcacgtctgttgtgtccttgagcaagacatgtCACCCtttctcctgatgggtcgtggttagggccttgcatggcagctcccgccatcagtgtgtgaatgtgtgtgtgaatgggtgaatgtggaaatagtttcaaagcgctttgagtaccttgaaggtagaaaagcgctatacaagtataacccatttaacatgttacacaccgagagcaagccagCAGCAGTGATGCTAGGCGCTAAACTGGCTTTAAATAATAAGTGCTTATAGATAGAAGCATGTTACAGTAGAAAGTAAGCaattattaacaggaaatgaagtaccgtatttcccggacgATAAACCACAACTTTTTTCCAATGCTGTGTACTctccggcttataaaacggtgcagctaatttatggatttttctttgcttaaggccataatgttttgtatcacaccgacagagacactgaaaaggtgtgttattatgtctgctatggcgccatcttttaaaCAAGTTCAcccactgcaggtgctgtgggtTAAAAATGTACTTACGGCTTCGTGCCTTGAACCAGAAGTATTAACGCCCATTGCGCttctgctcaaaatgattctTAATTTATCACTTCAAGCAACATTTGTCAGTTTTACaatttaactaaaacaattcgtacttactaaaccgtcccatgtctgATGTCTGTAGTAgtggtttcaatcaatcaatcaatcaatcaatgtttatttatatagccctaaatcacaagtgtctcaaagggctgcacaagccacaacgacatccgcgttacagagcccacataagggcaaggaaaactcaccccagtgggacgtcggtgtgaatgactatgagaaaccttggagaggaccgcatatgttggTAACCCACATGCATATGCATATGCACGTACAAATTTGCATATGcaaatgcatatttgtacatgctattgtaatgtaatcaagctagcgtcattgGCGAATATGCTTACTcgtttacaagtgtatgtgttagtattattaacttacaattccattctttttgtattgtttcagtttcgtaaactcaccaaaacgtcagtgTGGAGTTATTGAGACTGTTTAGCGGATCAGAGAGctaacttccgcagctagtgggtccatggcgatgacttctgttttgtttgatcagctgttttactcctGTGTTACAAACAATTaacgtatgtaaaaaaaaaacatttacaaaaccttTCGTAgcagtatatatctgcggcttacggTCCGGCGCGGCTAATATGTGTAAAggtatttatttcttctaaaatctgGTAGGTGCAGCTTAAATAGCAGTGCGCTCTGTTgcacggaaaatacggtagattaataagagtctagaaaGAGGATAATATACCAAAAACTGtttgtgtgtcagcattgtcacagtcagtacacaacacGTAATTGGCGGCGTCGATACCAAAAGGTCGGCTCAGCATCTAATCGATACAAGAGTAATTACATAGATATTTGTATTTTCTCAATCAttttgttgtcatttttgttaatgtttacaaatttagtgaataattccctggacacaggaggactttgagggcaaaaacgaaaatatttaaatgattattagatagtagtttttgcattttttaaattactatATACTAATGACTTTGTTTTGCCCAAACAAATGGTctgtaataaaatagaataaggatctattttaaaatactgtattgatattgttaaaagttaaagctaaagtaccaatgattgtcacacacacaataggtgtggtgagattatcctctgcatttcacccatccccttgtttaccccctgggaggtgaggagagcagtgagcagcagcggtagccgcgcccggaaatcatttttggtgatttaacccccaattccaacccttgatgctgagtgccaagcagggaggtaatgggtcccatttttatagtctttggtatgactcggccgaactgtcaatagcactcaccattaaTAATTAGAACAATTAACAGTTAATAAATGTGTTCGGTATTGGCCATGGATAGTTGCTACAGCATAcgaccctgatcggaacatccctactcAGTAGCGATACTTCATGTGCTGTGATAAGGACTGGGCAGTAGATGTGAGTATGAGTAGTGGCATGCCAAAGTACTTCATCCCAGTTTGTGTTACTGCATTGGTTTGGTGTAGACTAAAGTATTCTGTACTGTAAATTGGCCGGTTGCATGCCAACACAGCAAAAAAGGAAAATGTATGAAGGCCTTGACTACCAGAAAATGTGCTGTCAAGAATGTCTTATTATGGAATGTTTGAATATATCTTTAGTGGCCCAGGTAAGTATTAGTGTTCTCTATATTCAGTAGGCTTTTCCTGCAGTCATTGAATGTTACAGAAAAGTTCAAACATCACACAAATGCACAGACATTGAACACACCAAGGGAGCATTCACtacatgtatttcttttttaaaaacCAGTAGGCGAAGTAGCCCATCCCTCCGAGGGAGCCCATTAGAAAGGAGGCCCCGAAGAAGGACGGCGGCTTCTTTTTTACCATCCGGAAGGCGTTAGGCAGCACTGCGGATAGGAGTGTTGTGTGGATGTCGCCCAGGACCTTGCGGAAAGCGTAGCGTTTTTGCACACGCATAAAAAAAGACTGCAGGTTGGGCCGACTGCCGTCCTCCCAGTATTTCTTAGAAAGTCCCAAGAACTTGAGCCTGTGCAGCAAGGCTCCCAGGCAGACATCAGCTAGTGTAAAGTCAGGTCCACAAAGCCACAACTCACACTTTTCACCTGCAAGGGTGGAAACATCACAGCCAATCATAGCCTTGTTGCCCATGCAGAATCGTCACTGGAACGTACCTTGATACTCCAGTTTCCTTTTCTCCAGCTCAGCCTCCACCTGATCTAAAACCATGGCTAACTCTCCTAGAATCTTCTTCAGGTAGTTCACGTTATCGTGGTCCAAGATTTTGGCCTGACAGACACAATGTAAAAACCCCAAAAGTCAGGATGACACATGCACTAAATAAATACTGACATGCTAAACTTTAGCTTGGTTAACAGTTAACACTTTGCAGGCAGTGTCATACTAAAAAAAGAGGCATAGTCCAAGACAACCATCATGTATCCCCCTAAGGGAGGCTGAGGGGGTCATGGGCAGAgttgtgtataaagagagtatggccaaccaaacaacaggcgccatgtttgctatcaAGCACGTGCGTGGCTGGTATGTTAGTTTTTttgacgaaataaaccaaaataatacatgtatgtatacagtcgtggtcaaaagttgacatacacttgtaaagaacataatgtcatggctgtcttgagtttccaatcatttctacaactctaatttttttgtgatagagtgattgtagcacatacttgttggtcacaaaaaacattcatgaagtttggttcttttatgaatttattatagatctacggaaaatgtgaccaaatctgctgggtcaaaagtatacatacaacaatgttaatatttggttgcatgtcccttAGGAAAGGgacatagacaaagataagatcttctggagCAAAGTTATGTGGTGAAACAAAcaattaagctgtttggccacaatacccagcaatatgtttggaagagaaaaggtgaggtctttaatcccaggaacaccatgtctaccaccaagcatggtggtggtagtattatgctttgggcctgttttgctgccaatggaactggtgctttacagagagtaaatgggacaatgaaaaaggaggattacctccaaattcttcaggacaacctaaaatcatcagcctaaagtttgggtcttgggcgcagttgggtgttccaacaggacaatgaccccaaacacacgtcaaaagtggtaaaggaatggctaaatcaggctagaattaaggttttagaatggccttctcaaagtcctgacttaaacgtgtggacaatgctgaagaaacaagtccatgtcagaactgaactgcaccaattttgtcaagaggagtggtcaaaaactcaaccagaagcttgtggatggctaccaaaagcgccttattgcagtgaaacttgccaaaggacatgtaaccaaatattaacattgctgtatgtatacttttgacccagcagattgagtcacattttcagtagagccataataaattcaaacttcatgaatgttttttgtgacaaacaagtatgtgctccaatcactctatcacaaaaaaataagagttgtagaaattattggaaactcaagacagccatgacattatgttctttacaagtgtatgtcaacttttgagcaCGACtgtagttctaaacatactccagctcataaacttacaataaaacatgcttttgtttcatgaaagtataattttgcagccgtatttGATGCACTCTGCTGCTGCATTCCTGCAGTGTTTCGTGacgcaaaaaaagtaaaaaaaaaatacacagaacgacTCAAAAAATTACTTATTACCTTCATTTTGCCAAAAGCTTCATTAGCTTTAGATGAACAATCAcagagaaattgtgacttttgtgtgaagtatgtctaCTGTGGTGGTTTCTTTCACTCTTTgaatgtctatttgtatttgtgtttgaatttCTCTCCGACTGTTAccgaattgcattattttattttactgagattcaaagatagtctgtttttgtcaaaccatatctttcatttgtttatttattctgttattatttatattagcttctgtgtgttttctCCTGAACAGAACGCAGATGTAGTGTTGTGTGTTTTCCTCGCACAAGTCGCTGTAATCAGTGGCTCTCCAGTGTTGTTCGtgaaccttcacttcccatacttgtcttctttccaGGTTGTTGATGTAAAAGCTCTTCACAGTTGTCATAAGTGGAGCGACCCCGTGCTGAACAACAGGGCACTTTTACAAACTAACAAGGAAGCGTCACAAACACATTGCATcagctcaaagttggtagcaaacatggcgcccgtAGTCacatgagtgccttttgaccaatcaatgAGGAGACCGCCTGAAACTGAGTTGGCTATACACTATACATGACCTTTATggcattttattttacttttatttatttttttgtcataaagaaatacaatcatgtgtgctaacAGACTgtgtccctgcagactgtattgatttattttgatatacagtataatgtatatattgtgtttttttatgttgatttaataaaaaaataaaaaataaaaaattatttcttgtgcggccccggcccggtaccaatcggttcaCGGACCGGTACTAGCCCGCGGCCcggtgtttggggaccactgctgtatggTACACAAGCTTACGGTCTGTCAATTGTTTGGAGTATTTCAACCAATCAGACTCAGGGAATTCACACTGCCTCACCTACTACAACCAAGCTGTCATATTGTCCCACAAACAATCAGGCGTGAGCATTGAGACAGACACTGAAATTCAGTAGTAATATTAGTGCTGTTCATTCCAGAAAAAAATGGTTCCTAGATGTGCATTGGGCACTTATAATGTGTATATTCGAAATGATTTCTATCCGCATTAACATCAAGCACTTTAAAcgccttcttcttgctttgttgtcATGGGAAATTGTAATATTACCTAGAAGCAAGCACTACTTGTTTCccagccaagtgcttgagccggtgctGCGTCTGCAACCAGACGTGAGGTctcatgcaacaaaggtatcaaaatatggaaCAATTTGATTTAACGTGAATCGGTACCTGACCTGCATTTgggttttagcatttttttcccctcattttaAAGTCAATAAAAATATTGGCAAGCATATAAAGTAcacctggaaagtattcacaccgcTTCACTTGTTCCACATGTTacatacagccttattccaaaatggaatacattcatttttgtcctcataattatacacacaatactccataatgaaaatgtaaaaaagcgtttttagaaaatgtattaaaaataaaaaactaagaaatcacgtgTGCATAAGTATTTGCAGCCTTTGCTATGATGCTCAAAAGTGAGGTCAGGTGCATTCTTTTTCAACtaatcatccttgagatgttcctacagcttaattggagtctgcctgtggtaaattcagttggttggacatgatttggaaaggcacacacctgtctatatataaaggTCCCACACCTGGCAGAGCACGAGGGATGTCACCGTATGACAATtacttatcacggttatcattgttATCGCGGTACttttaaatatgttaaaaaaatatttatactgaaattttttaaccaagttttatttaaaaaaaacacattcaaatGATTTGAGAGAAACATTGCTGTAGATAAAtggacctcaagtagaaattgaatgtgcatatgaaagcaacaaaagCATTACAAAACAAAGTAATCAGGCAGGAAAAAAATAACTTaactaaaataaatgtgaaaattgtgcaagatagcactttATGGACATAAGATATGGAAACAACTATCCAAGAATTTGAAAAAatgcacctgatggccataagacgtaactgcactttttgtccatatatataaaaagagtgttcatgtatgagatctcgtCTTACATAtggggctgccaattatggccaaaataataattaagattatttttatcaatattgaaatcatgatttctgattgttatgtaaagcagtgttggggtgtgaagtgctgtgaatactttccggatgcactgtatacaagtacagtatgtaatgtactGTATATTCATTTCTACTGAAAGATGAACTGACCATGAGCTTCTTCTGCTTAGACAGGTATGGTTCTGTCAGCTGGGGCTCCTCGTGGTCTAACTTCATCAGCTCTGTTGCTGCATTGGCCAGATGTCCTGCAGTCACACACAATGTGCACAAACAGTGATCTGCTCTTATGATAGCTGCTTCATAACGATGTGTCGTGTTAGGAGCTTAAATAAATTGACATGGTTGGCCGAATCACATTATCATAAAATTATCATCATCTCTGCAAGATGCAGCGTGCTGGCTTCACTTACTACGTATTTCAGCGGTGGCGTACTTTGGGATCATAGAGTCGAGTGTGAGCTCTGGATGGAGGATGCATCCGTGCGTGTAAGCGTCCATTGGAAGGCCATCCAGTAGCTGACGATACTGCTGCACACGCTCATGGATGGGCGAGTCTGCATCTGGAATCAGCTGTGCCACTGTGTCTTTGGGTGGTGAGATGACAATGTCAAATAAACATATAAAAAGGTAAACATATGcaaatatgtaataatgtggcaaTCTTACTTCAGCTGTGCCTCTGGAAGATACTCTTTAATTGACCCACCAAATTCGACACAACAAGCTGTCACCATAggctacatttactccattactTAAGTAACTCTTTGGTTCAGAGTAGTTGTAATGAATCATactttttacttgagtatttttgagaAGCAGAAATGCTGCTTTTACTCAGCTATAGTAGGTTTCATTCTGATCGCCACATTTACAtcatcattatatttatttactaggggtgtaacagtacacaaaaatttcggtttagaggtcacggttcggttaattttcggtacagtaagaaaacaacaaaatatacatttttgggttatttatttaccaaatttgcaaaatcttccactaaaaatatttttcttagtggaatatttgatgtgaagtaatcggaaccttggataggtcaataattcataataacattgatttttattcaatattatgttttgagcaatgacagtttgaaaaaaaaaaaaaacagctttgttttattagtcaatattgcaactttttctaaattacatttaacctttaagctttttatttcacttttttttacgtttttgtttattttaagagtgtttttagaatgtgccgtgggcctttaaaacattagctgtgggccgcaaactgcctccggggcacacttttgacagccctgctatagataataaaaaattaaatctgataaatctatggataaaaagcagagcctggcgacacatgctcgtttatcataactctctcgctctctctgtctctgcccctcactCACGAATGCTGcagcgcgcacaatttgttttgtttttaaccccttcttaaccctgaacgtacattgaaaatacacccaaccctaactcaaaataccggacatttgaagcatttaagaaaccccgctcTGACAGCTTCGCAAAAGAGGacttgtccggtgaaaagaggacgtatggtcagtctatcctagcccgttagctgctagcatgccgtgtgttgtgcctcggtgtgcattgtttacacaacgtgcgttacgctactttatatgtccgtgtggaaactcgttcggtacacctccgaaccaaaccggaacccccgtactgaaacggttcaatacaaatacacgtaccgttacacccctattatttactATTTGCAAAGATGAATTAGTTAATCAGACCTCCTCTCTGTCACATGAcactgtttcaccaatccaacgtaagcacaAGTGAcgttttgactccatttcacctgTCAGTCACATGACTGGCTCCACACTGTAAAAAGTGGCATGACGGCGCGCGACTCACAGTCGGAAAAGACAAAAGGCCCAATATACTAAAGACTTGCGAGTACGAGAACCCGTGCAACCTTGATAGCAAATGCAAAGCTGATCTTTTAAAAAAGCTCTTGCGCACAGGATTGTGACTCATAAGTGTGCAAAATAAGGGGCGGGATCTATTTagcatgtctgtcttcatgaatatgcagaatacgaATACTGTACATGATGATCATCTAAACACAACAATCCTGGGAGAAGAAGATGCCAATATGATCGTTTAGCGCACTCATTCTGATTTAACAAGGCTGAAACTGTTCTGCGAGCACTATTTTGCCTCTTAATTTAGGTttgtgcaaactgacacagttgCGCACACATGGCTGTAagaaagtgtgaagcgactgggatgagaatcagcacctccaagtccgagtccatggttctcgcccggaaaagggtggagtgccatctccgggttggggaggagatcttgccccaagtgga encodes the following:
- the gdap1l1 gene encoding ganglioside-induced differentiation-associated protein 1-like 1 isoform X3, which gives rise to MRLNLGEEVPVFLHGDNIISDYNQIIDYLETNFVGDTVAQLIPDADSPIHERVQQYRQLLDGLPMDAYTHGCILHPELTLDSMIPKYATAEIRRHLANAATELMKLDHEEPQLTEPYLSKQKKLMAKILDHDNVNYLKKILGELAMVLDQVEAELEKRKLEYQGEKCELWLCGPDFTLADVCLGALLHRLKFLGLSKKYWEDGSRPNLQSFFMRVQKRYAFRKVLGDIHTTLLSAVLPNAFRMVKKKPPSFFGASFLMGSLGGMGYFAYWFLKKKYM
- the gdap1l1 gene encoding ganglioside-induced differentiation-associated protein 1-like 1 isoform X2, which gives rise to MASSNHVTPTNCGWWPISAMDEDGKVTDGDECEEPTAESKPFNKDRLVLYHWTQSFTSQKVRLVIHEKGLVCEERDVSLPLQEHKEPWFMRLNLGEEVPVFLHGDNIISDYNQIIDYLETNFVGDTVAQLIPDADSPIHERVQQYRQLLDGLPMDAYTHGCILHPELTLDSMIPKYATAEIRRHLANAATELMKLDHEEPQLTEPYLSKQKKLMAKILDHDNVNYLKKILGELAMVLDQVEAELEKRKLEYQGEKCELWLCGPDFTLADVCLGALLHRLKFLGLSKKYWEDGSRPNLQSFFMRVQKRYAFRKVLGDIHTTLLSAVLPNAFRMVKKKPPSFFGASFLMGSLGGMGYFAYWFLKKKYM
- the gdap1l1 gene encoding ganglioside-induced differentiation-associated protein 1-like 1 isoform X1, with product MCGLTIQLFLGNQKRWSTNRGSWLTEACVFSNGGRLVVQRHDEIVGRATSSFLILAGKQKSQVRLVIHEKGLVCEERDVSLPLQEHKEPWFMRLNLGEEVPVFLHGDNIISDYNQIIDYLETNFVGDTVAQLIPDADSPIHERVQQYRQLLDGLPMDAYTHGCILHPELTLDSMIPKYATAEIRRHLANAATELMKLDHEEPQLTEPYLSKQKKLMAKILDHDNVNYLKKILGELAMVLDQVEAELEKRKLEYQGEKCELWLCGPDFTLADVCLGALLHRLKFLGLSKKYWEDGSRPNLQSFFMRVQKRYAFRKVLGDIHTTLLSAVLPNAFRMVKKKPPSFFGASFLMGSLGGMGYFAYWFLKKKYM